The following coding sequences are from one Streptomyces dengpaensis window:
- a CDS encoding GuaB3 family IMP dehydrogenase-related protein, producing the protein MTEIEIGRGKRGRRAYAFDDIAVVPSRRTRDPKEVSIAWQIDAYRFELPFLAAPMDSVVSPATAIRIGELGGLGVLNLEGLWTRYEDPQPLLDEIAELDAATATRRLQEIYAAPIKEELIGQRIKEVRDSGVVTAAALSPQRTAQFSKAVVDAGVDIFVIRGTTVSAEHVSGASEPLNLKQFIYELDVPVIVGGCATYTAALHLMRTGAAGVLVGFGGGAAHTTRNVLGIQVPMATAVADVAAARRDYMDESGGRYVHVIADGGVGWSGDLPKAIACGADSVMMGSPLARATDAPGKGHHWGMEAVNEELPRGKKVDLGTVGTIEEVLTGPSHTPDGSMNFFGALRRAMATTGYSELKEFQRVEVTVADSQHKR; encoded by the coding sequence GCGCGGCAAGCGCGGCCGCCGGGCGTACGCCTTCGACGACATCGCCGTCGTCCCGAGTCGCCGTACGCGGGACCCCAAGGAGGTCTCGATCGCCTGGCAGATCGACGCCTACCGCTTCGAGCTGCCCTTCCTGGCGGCCCCGATGGACTCGGTCGTCTCCCCGGCCACCGCGATCCGCATCGGCGAGCTGGGCGGCCTGGGCGTACTGAACCTCGAAGGCCTGTGGACGAGGTACGAGGACCCGCAGCCGCTGCTCGACGAGATCGCCGAGCTGGACGCGGCCACCGCGACCCGCCGCCTCCAGGAGATCTACGCGGCTCCCATCAAGGAGGAGCTGATCGGGCAGCGCATCAAGGAGGTCCGCGACTCCGGCGTCGTCACCGCCGCCGCGCTGTCCCCGCAGCGCACGGCGCAGTTCTCCAAGGCCGTCGTGGACGCGGGCGTGGACATCTTCGTCATCCGCGGTACGACGGTGTCGGCGGAGCACGTCTCGGGTGCCTCCGAGCCGCTGAACCTGAAGCAGTTCATCTACGAGCTGGACGTCCCGGTGATCGTCGGCGGCTGCGCCACGTACACCGCCGCCCTGCACCTGATGCGCACGGGCGCGGCCGGTGTCCTCGTCGGCTTCGGCGGCGGCGCCGCGCACACCACGCGCAACGTCCTGGGCATCCAGGTCCCGATGGCCACGGCGGTGGCGGACGTCGCCGCGGCCCGCCGCGACTACATGGACGAGTCCGGCGGCCGGTACGTGCACGTGATCGCGGACGGCGGCGTCGGCTGGTCCGGCGACCTGCCCAAGGCGATCGCCTGCGGCGCCGACTCGGTGATGATGGGCTCCCCGCTGGCCCGCGCCACGGACGCGCCCGGAAAGGGCCACCACTGGGGCATGGAGGCCGTCAACGAGGAGCTGCCGCGCGGCAAGAAGGTCGACCTCGGCACCGTCGGCACCATCGAGGAGGTCCTCACGGGCCCCTCGCACACCCCCGACGGCTCCATGAACTTCTTCGGCGCCCTCCGCCGCGCCATGGCCACCACCGGCTACAGCGAGCTCAAGGAGTTCCAGCGCGTCGAGGTGACGGTCGCGGACTCCCAGCACAAGCGCTAG